One genomic window of Xanthobacter dioxanivorans includes the following:
- a CDS encoding queuosine precursor transporter, translated as MKPFPEDAIPSVPGVREPSGIRAVEASALEGRRLRYYDYCMVAFSVILICSNLIGAAKVSVVQVPYIGPVIFGSAVLFFPLSYVLGDVLTEVYGYARARRVVWVGFVASIYAAAMAAAVVAMPPAPGWPAQDALTTVFGQTPRIFAASILAFWCGEFVNAYVLALMKVLTGGRHLWTRTIGSTVVGQAVDSLIFYPLAFLGVWETHLVVAVMVSNYLMKVGWEVLLTPVTYKIVAFMKRREGIDVYDVGTDFTPFRTKV; from the coding sequence GTGAAACCCTTCCCCGAAGATGCCATCCCCTCCGTTCCGGGGGTGCGCGAGCCGTCCGGCATCCGCGCCGTCGAGGCAAGCGCCCTCGAAGGGCGGCGCCTGCGCTATTACGATTATTGCATGGTGGCCTTCTCGGTCATCCTCATCTGCTCCAACCTCATCGGCGCGGCGAAGGTCTCGGTGGTGCAGGTGCCGTACATCGGGCCGGTGATCTTCGGTTCGGCAGTGCTGTTCTTTCCACTCTCTTACGTGCTCGGCGACGTGCTCACCGAGGTCTACGGCTATGCCCGCGCCCGGCGCGTGGTGTGGGTGGGGTTCGTCGCCTCCATCTACGCGGCGGCCATGGCGGCCGCGGTGGTGGCCATGCCGCCGGCCCCCGGCTGGCCGGCGCAGGATGCGCTGACCACCGTCTTCGGCCAGACGCCGCGCATCTTCGCCGCCTCCATCCTCGCCTTCTGGTGCGGCGAGTTCGTCAACGCCTATGTCCTTGCCTTGATGAAGGTTCTCACCGGCGGCCGCCACCTGTGGACGCGCACCATCGGCTCGACCGTGGTGGGGCAGGCCGTGGACAGCCTCATCTTTTATCCGCTGGCCTTCCTCGGCGTATGGGAGACGCATCTCGTGGTCGCCGTGATGGTGAGCAACTACCTGATGAAGGTGGGCTGGGAAGTGCTGCTCACCCCCGTCACCTACAAGATCGTGGCCTTCATGAAGCGGCGGGAGGGGATCGACGTCTATGACGTGGGAACGGATTTCACGCCGTTCCGCACCAAGGTCTAG